Below is a window of Ktedonobacteraceae bacterium DNA.
ATCAGCAGGAGGAATTATGGGTGAGGCAGTATGCCCATGAAGGAGATGACGCCACATGTGCATACTATTCCTCTCCCTATAGTAATACTGTACCATGTTTCATGACTGTATGCCAGATTGCTTTATTTTGTACTATGTGTCGCACTTATCCCAACTGTTTGAGCCGGGTCACGCTATCAATCGGCCAGCGCCTCGGCTCCTTGAGCGCCACTGGCGATGACCTGGCGGCGTTTGAAGCCGTACCAGTAGATGCCGCCGACGACGAAGAGGACAACCAGCGAGAACTCAAAGATGGGAGTGCCACCCAGTACAGGAATATTGGCCCAGGAAGTGAAAGCCGCTCCCATCGTCGGATTGGTGTACGTATTACGTAGCCCACCGAACCACAGGAAGTTGATGAGCATCAAACCGCCGTAGATTAGCGCCAGTATATTGATCGGGATGCCCCATCCACCCAGGCTAAAGGGCGTGCGAACGCGCGGCCAGCCTTTAAAGCGAGCGCGGAGAGAGGCGATATTGTTCATGAAGTACGAGAGGTAAATCATGCCTGTCGCGCCGGTGACCAGAACGCCGATGGCCTGGCTATACAGGAATGGGAGAGCCGAGAGCACCGCAACAGCAATGCCCGCCCACAGGGGAGTGCGCAGCCCAGGGCTGACTGTTCCCCAGACTTTGCCGAATGGCAGGCGCTCATCGCGGCCCATCGAGAACATCAGGCGAATGGTAGCGGATTGGATAGCCAGCGTGCAGACGCACACGGCTACCAAGACCACCGCCAGGTAGACATTGCCCCACGCGGTACCCAGCGCATCCTGAATAATCGCGGGCAGCGTGTTTGTGTAGTTTGCTCCGGCGGCGATGGCCTCAATTTTGGCGGGATTTTGAATGGAAAGGATGGTACCGCCCAGGAAGAGGACACCGGCGATCATCGAAAGCCCAATCGCCCATAGCACGCCGCGCGGCGCATTCCTCTGCGGGTCTTTCGTTTCTTCGCCCAGGGTTCCCGCCGTATCGAAGCCGTAGATGACGAACAGGGACATGAACAGCGCCGCGGCGAAAGCGCCGAAGTAGCTGGTGCCGAAGCCAGGCGTCCACGGATTATCAGGGGTCTGGATGGGTGAGACGGGTCCCGTGAAGAGGAAACCGAGTGACTGGTGATGGAAGAAGATCAGCAGCACGAGCGCGAACAGGAACATGCCGATGATCTCCGCCGCTACGCCGATATTATTGATGAAAGCTACCAGCCTGACGCCCGCGACATTAATAATCGTGCCGACGATTATTGAGACCAGCGCAATGAAGACGGCGATGGGCATGCCCAGGACACTTGCAGGCATATTGGGGAAGATGGCCAGCAAAGGAATAGGCACGGTATAGGCAACCGCCGTGATGGTGAGAACGCCGGCAAAGAAATAAATCCAGCCGGTGAACCAGCCCAGGCTATGACCGGAGAGTCGCTTGCTCCATTGATAGATCGAGCCTGCGATGGGGAAATGCGAGGACAGTTCGGCGAAGTTCAGCGCTACGATGAACTGTCCGATGGCCACAATGGGCCATGTCCAGAAGAATGCCGGGCCTCCTGCCAGGATGCCGAGATAAAAGAGAGAGAAGGTGCCGGTGGAGACGGAGATGTAGGAAAAGGCAACCGCGAAGTTGGAGAGGAAACCAAGCGTGCGCCGCAGTTCCTGCCGGTAGCCAAACTTTTCCAGTAATGCCTCATCTCGCTCCTGCTGCTGTTGAGATAGGTCGCTTTGGGCCATGTGAGAAAGCCTCCTTCGAGATGATTCCAATGATCAATCAAAAGAGAACGGCTTCACTCGCCTCTTTAAGTAAGACGAGCGATAAAAAGGGGTTAGTAAGGGTCATAATGCAGGCATATCCTGGAGAGGTCTTTGTGGAACGCCCTTATTGACCACACAACAGCTATAGATTTGCGGAATTCGTGCTGATGGATTGGGAAAAATTGCATATTCGTAACAATCCGTTATGAATAGTCCGAAATCTTTACCTGTTGCTACTACATAGTAGAGTCTAACATATTTCATTGCTAATAAGCAATGTTCACATAATCCATATGGCGAAGATGGTTGTTTTGGAGAGGGACTTCCCCAAACCACCTGATACATTGGCATTTCATGCAAACACGACATACAATAGCCATAGAACCAGAACGAATGCCGTAGGGACAGCGCCTTGTGCCTGTCCGCGTCGGAGTCGCAGGACAGGCACAAGGCGCTGTCCCTACGGCATGGCTCGATTCTCGTTTGTGGATTTTAGGATGTAAGGAAAGGAAATGACGATGCGCAGTAAGATATCTGTGATTGGCGCGGGTTTTGTGGGAAGCACGCTGGCCCAGCGACTGGCAGAACGCGATTATGCCGATGTGGTGATGTTTGATATCATTCCCAATATGCCGCAGGGCAAGGCGCTGGATATGCTCCAGGCAGGGCCGATCCTTGGCTACGATTCGATGGTAACTGGTACGAATGATTATGCCGATACGAAAGATTCGAATATTGTGGTGATTACTTCCGGTTTTCCCCGCAAGCCCGGCATGTCCCGCGATGACCTGGTCAAGAAAAATCAAGAGGTGATTACGCAGGTCACGCAGGAGGTAGTGAAGACCTCGCCGAACTCGATCATTATCATGGTGACGAATCCGCTGGATGCGATGGCGCAGCTGGCATATCATATCAGCGGTTTTCCACGCGAGCGCGTCATCGGTATGGCGGGCGTGCTGGATACGGCGCGTTTCCGCACGTTTATCGCCCAGGAGTTGAATGTATCGGTGCGGGATGTTCAGGCCTATGTACTGGGCGGCCACGGCGATACAATGGTGCCGCTGGCGCGCATGTGTACGGTAGCAGGCATTCCCATTTCCCAATTGATGCCGGCTGAGCGCATCGAGCAGATCGTGCAGCGCACGCGCGACGGCGGTGCTGAGATCGTGAAGCTGCTGGGTACGGGCAGCGCCTACTTCGCGCCCTCGGCCTCGGTACTGCAAATGGTCGATTCCATTTTGCTGGATAAGAAGATGATTATGCCCTGCG
It encodes the following:
- a CDS encoding amino acid permease — encoded protein: MAQSDLSQQQQERDEALLEKFGYRQELRRTLGFLSNFAVAFSYISVSTGTFSLFYLGILAGGPAFFWTWPIVAIGQFIVALNFAELSSHFPIAGSIYQWSKRLSGHSLGWFTGWIYFFAGVLTITAVAYTVPIPLLAIFPNMPASVLGMPIAVFIALVSIIVGTIINVAGVRLVAFINNIGVAAEIIGMFLFALVLLIFFHHQSLGFLFTGPVSPIQTPDNPWTPGFGTSYFGAFAAALFMSLFVIYGFDTAGTLGEETKDPQRNAPRGVLWAIGLSMIAGVLFLGGTILSIQNPAKIEAIAAGANYTNTLPAIIQDALGTAWGNVYLAVVLVAVCVCTLAIQSATIRLMFSMGRDERLPFGKVWGTVSPGLRTPLWAGIAVAVLSALPFLYSQAIGVLVTGATGMIYLSYFMNNIASLRARFKGWPRVRTPFSLGGWGIPINILALIYGGLMLINFLWFGGLRNTYTNPTMGAAFTSWANIPVLGGTPIFEFSLVVLFVVGGIYWYGFKRRQVIASGAQGAEALAD
- the mdh gene encoding malate dehydrogenase, which codes for MRSKISVIGAGFVGSTLAQRLAERDYADVVMFDIIPNMPQGKALDMLQAGPILGYDSMVTGTNDYADTKDSNIVVITSGFPRKPGMSRDDLVKKNQEVITQVTQEVVKTSPNSIIIMVTNPLDAMAQLAYHISGFPRERVIGMAGVLDTARFRTFIAQELNVSVRDVQAYVLGGHGDTMVPLARMCTVAGIPISQLMPAERIEQIVQRTRDGGAEIVKLLGTGSAYFAPSASVLQMVDSILLDKKMIMPCAVYLQGEYGIHDLFVGVPAKLGAKGLEEVIQVELNEQERALLQKSADAVKELVQVMGI